Within the Leisingera thetidis genome, the region GGCACGATTGAGCATGTCTTCAATGTGCCGAGGGCTCTGGAGACGGTTTTCCGGATGCTGAAACCCGGCGGGCGGTTCATTTCCGCAAACGGCTTCAATGGCTGGCCCGCGCATGGAATCTACCAGTTCAATCCGGAACTGGTCTGGACCTTCTGGGGGCGGAACTGCGGCTGCAAAGTGCATGATTGCCGCGGTATCCAGAAGCGCCCGCGCGGGGGCAATTACCACATCGAATTCAAGGACCCCGCCGAGACCGGAAAACGGATGCGGCTCAAGGGCAAGATACCGGAGGGGCGCATGTACCTCTATTACGAAATCGAAAAGACCAGGGGTTCAGCGATGAAGGATCTGGTGCTGCAAAGCGATTATGAAACCAAGTGGCACAGCCACGGAAACGCCGGCGCAACCCGGCTTGATGACGAAATGGCTCCGCAATGACCCAAATCGACTATACCCGCGCCGCCAAATATTTCCTGCTGCAGGATTTCTGGGTCGGCTTCAAACTGGGGATGAAGTATTTCTTCGCGCCCAAGGCCACCCTGAACTACCCGCACGAAAAAGGCCCGCTGTCGCCCCGCTTCCGCGGCGAGCACGCGCTGCGCCGTTACCCGAACGGCGAAGAGCGCTGCATTGCCTGCAAGCTCTGCGAGGCGGTCTGCCCGGCGCAGGCGATCACCATCGACGCGGAACCGCGCGAGGACGGCAGCCGCCGCACCACGCGCTATGACATCGACATGACCAAATGCATCTACTGCGGCTTCTGCCAGGAAGCCTGCCCGGTGGACGCGATTGTCGAAGGCCCGAATTTCGAGTTTGCCACCGAGACCCGCGAGGAGCTGTTCTACGACAAGGAAAAACT harbors:
- a CDS encoding class I SAM-dependent methyltransferase; translated protein: MGVDIELFERLADLSARFQPEGRTLMLGRHSFRVEDHIKHKFDRILRKKGLDLTHEELVQEDGYCETLMRKLGFGDMETLDFSDYEGATILHDLNRPVAAELEGQFDLIFDGGTIEHVFNVPRALETVFRMLKPGGRFISANGFNGWPAHGIYQFNPELVWTFWGRNCGCKVHDCRGIQKRPRGGNYHIEFKDPAETGKRMRLKGKIPEGRMYLYYEIEKTRGSAMKDLVLQSDYETKWHSHGNAGATRLDDEMAPQ
- the nuoI gene encoding NADH-quinone oxidoreductase subunit NuoI encodes the protein MTQIDYTRAAKYFLLQDFWVGFKLGMKYFFAPKATLNYPHEKGPLSPRFRGEHALRRYPNGEERCIACKLCEAVCPAQAITIDAEPREDGSRRTTRYDIDMTKCIYCGFCQEACPVDAIVEGPNFEFATETREELFYDKEKLLANGERWEAEIARNLEIDAPYR